From a single Dromaius novaehollandiae isolate bDroNov1 chromosome 13, bDroNov1.hap1, whole genome shotgun sequence genomic region:
- the CLEC3A gene encoding C-type lectin domain family 3 member A, with product MAQTGLTIFLLICILLLDQTISQASKFKARKHSKRRVKEKDDLKTEIDKLWREVNALKEMQALQTVCLRGTKAHKKCYLVSEGTKHFHEANEDCIAKGGTLATPRNSDETNILRDYGKKSMPSVSEFWLGVNDMINEGKFVDVNGMALQYFNWDRSQPNGGKRENCVFFSQSSQGKWVDEVCRTAKRYICEFLIP from the exons ATGGCACAAACCGGACTTACGATTTTTCTACTCATATGCATACTACTGCTGGATCAGACTATCAGCCAGGCTTCAAAATTCAAAGCCAGGAAGCACAGCAAACGTAGAGTGAAAG aaaagGATGACCTAAAGACCGAGATTGACAAGCTGTGGCGAGAGGTAAATGCTCTGAAAGAAATGCAAGCACTTCAGACAG TCTGTCTTCGTGGGACAAAGGCCCATAAGAAGTGTTACCTTGTGTCTGAAGGCACCAAACATTTTCATGAAGCCAACGAAGACTGCATAGCCAAGGGAGGCACACTGGCCACCCCAAGGAATAGTGACGAAACAAATATTCTTCGAGACTATGGCAAGAAAAGCATGCCTAGTGTGTCTGAGTTTTGGTTGGGTGTCAATGACATGATAAATGAAGGGAAATTTGTTGACGTCAATGGCATGGCTCTACAGTACTTCAATTGGGATCGCTCCCAACCAAACGGGGGGAAGCGTGAAAACtgtgtctttttttctcagtCATCACAAGGCAAGTGGGTGGATGAAGTCTGCCGTACTGCCAAAAGATATATTTGTGAATTTCTGATCCCATAA